Proteins from a genomic interval of Youhaiella tibetensis:
- the iolD gene encoding 3D-(3,5/4)-trihydroxycyclohexane-1,2-dione acylhydrolase (decyclizing), whose protein sequence is MSQKTVRLTMAQALARFMTRQMTVIEGEKVPIFGGVFAIFGHGNVAGVGEALYAVREELPTYRAQNEQGMAHAAIAFAKASFRRRFMAATTSIGPGALNMVTAAALAHVNRLPVLLLPGDVFANRGPDPVLQQVEDFGDGTVSANDCFRPVSRYFDRITRPEQIMPALRRAMEVLTDPAECGPVTLSLCQDVQAEAYDYPESFFAERVWKTRRVLPDADEFASAAVALQKARKPVIIAGGGVLYSEASEALRAFAENHGLPVMETQAGKSSLPHDHYLNMGSVGVTGTSAANALAEEADLVLAVGTRLQDFTTGSWALFRDEDVRLVGLNVQPFDAGKHGALPLVGDAQVTLEALDASLGAWQVDQDWTEKALKGKSTWLEAAGTATAPTNELPSDAQVIGAVQRARENAVLVCAAGGLPGELHKLWQAQGPGSYHLEYGFSTMGYEIAGGLGVKLARPYDDVVVMVGDGSYMMLNSEIASSIMLGAKLTIVLLDNAGYGCINRLQMATGGANFNNLLKDTYHEVLPQIDFAAHAASMGAVARKVASIAELEAALKETARETRTTVLVIDTDPLITTEAGGAWWDVAVPEVSDRKQVNAARKDYEQALKDQRQA, encoded by the coding sequence ATGAGCCAGAAAACTGTACGTCTCACCATGGCCCAGGCCCTGGCGCGGTTCATGACGCGGCAGATGACGGTGATCGAAGGCGAGAAGGTGCCGATCTTCGGCGGCGTCTTCGCCATTTTCGGGCACGGCAATGTCGCCGGCGTCGGCGAGGCACTCTATGCGGTGCGCGAGGAACTGCCGACCTATCGCGCCCAGAACGAGCAGGGCATGGCCCACGCCGCCATCGCCTTCGCCAAGGCAAGCTTCCGGCGCCGTTTCATGGCCGCGACCACCTCCATCGGACCGGGCGCGCTCAACATGGTAACAGCCGCCGCCCTCGCCCATGTCAACCGCCTACCTGTTCTCTTGCTGCCGGGCGATGTCTTTGCCAATCGCGGGCCTGACCCGGTGCTCCAGCAGGTCGAGGATTTCGGCGACGGCACGGTCTCGGCCAATGACTGTTTCCGCCCCGTCTCGCGCTATTTCGACCGCATCACCCGGCCCGAGCAGATCATGCCGGCCCTGCGCCGGGCCATGGAAGTGCTTACCGACCCCGCCGAATGCGGACCGGTGACCCTGAGCCTCTGCCAGGACGTCCAGGCCGAGGCCTATGATTATCCCGAGAGCTTCTTTGCCGAACGGGTATGGAAGACGCGCCGTGTCCTGCCGGACGCCGACGAGTTCGCTTCGGCGGCCGTGGCGCTGCAGAAGGCCAGGAAGCCCGTGATCATTGCGGGCGGCGGCGTGCTCTATTCTGAGGCCTCCGAGGCCCTGCGCGCCTTTGCGGAAAACCACGGCCTGCCCGTCATGGAAACCCAGGCCGGCAAGTCCAGCCTGCCGCACGACCACTACCTCAACATGGGCTCGGTCGGCGTGACCGGCACTTCGGCGGCCAATGCGCTGGCCGAGGAGGCCGACCTGGTGCTGGCCGTGGGCACGCGCCTTCAGGATTTCACCACCGGCAGCTGGGCGCTGTTCCGGGATGAGGACGTCCGGCTCGTCGGGCTCAACGTGCAGCCCTTCGACGCCGGCAAACACGGGGCGTTGCCGCTGGTGGGCGATGCGCAGGTGACGCTCGAGGCGCTGGACGCCTCGCTGGGCGCCTGGCAGGTCGACCAGGACTGGACCGAAAAGGCGCTCAAGGGCAAATCCACCTGGCTCGAAGCCGCAGGCACCGCCACCGCCCCCACCAACGAGCTGCCCTCGGACGCGCAGGTCATCGGCGCCGTGCAGCGGGCCCGCGAGAACGCGGTGCTGGTCTGCGCCGCCGGCGGGTTGCCGGGCGAGTTGCACAAGCTCTGGCAGGCGCAAGGGCCGGGGAGCTACCACCTCGAATACGGCTTTTCGACCATGGGCTACGAGATCGCCGGGGGCCTGGGCGTCAAGCTGGCGCGGCCCTATGACGATGTCGTGGTGATGGTCGGCGACGGCTCCTATATGATGCTGAACTCGGAGATCGCCTCCTCGATCATGCTCGGGGCCAAGCTTACCATCGTGCTGCTCGACAATGCCGGCTATGGCTGCATCAACCGCCTGCAGATGGCCACCGGCGGCGCCAACTTCAACAATCTGCTCAAGGACACCTATCACGAGGTGCTGCCCCAGATCGATTTCGCGGCCCATGCCGCCTCGATGGGCGCGGTGGCCAGGAAAGTGGCCTCCATCGCCGAACTCGAAGCGGCGCTCAAGGAAACCGCCCGGGAAACGCGCACCACCGTGCTGGTGATCGATACCGACCCGCTGATCACCACCGAGGCGGGCGGCGCCTGGTGGGACGTGGCGGTGCCCGAAGTCTCGGACCGCAAGCAGGTGAACGCGGCGCGCAAGGACTATGAGCAAGCGCTCAAGGATCAAAGACAGGCTTAG
- the iolE gene encoding myo-inosose-2 dehydratase, producing the protein MKAKLGMSPIAWWNDDLVELSDDVSLEECLRQSRSAGFTGMEKGRRFPDDPEVMLPILRAADVTLCGGWFSGTLVDEDLAANKDRILPMIELFKAVDAPCIVYGEVGRSIQGDRSKPLATKPKLSDDEMKAYARKVTAFGEWCADQGMPLSYHHHMAAVVETEAELDAFMAASGPGIPLLLDAGHLAFAGGDVLRAIDNHHARINHVHVKDIRRAVVDGLDRTRQSFLDAVALGAFTVPGDGSLDFGAIVQRFADYGYEGWFVVEAEQDPRKNPPLRMAQVGHAELMRVMNAAGYTVETQGFPTR; encoded by the coding sequence ATGAAAGCCAAACTGGGGATGTCCCCGATCGCCTGGTGGAATGACGACCTGGTGGAGCTGAGCGACGACGTTTCGCTCGAGGAATGCCTGCGCCAATCGCGCTCGGCCGGGTTCACCGGCATGGAGAAGGGCCGCCGCTTCCCGGACGATCCGGAGGTCATGCTGCCGATTCTGCGTGCCGCCGACGTGACGCTCTGCGGCGGCTGGTTCTCGGGCACGCTGGTCGATGAGGACCTGGCCGCCAACAAGGACCGCATCCTCCCCATGATCGAGCTCTTCAAGGCCGTCGACGCGCCCTGCATCGTCTATGGCGAAGTGGGCCGCTCGATCCAGGGGGATCGCTCCAAGCCGCTGGCGACCAAGCCGAAACTCTCGGACGACGAGATGAAGGCCTATGCCAGGAAGGTCACCGCATTCGGGGAATGGTGCGCCGATCAGGGCATGCCACTCTCCTACCACCACCACATGGCGGCCGTGGTCGAGACCGAGGCGGAGCTCGACGCCTTCATGGCGGCGTCGGGGCCCGGCATCCCGCTGCTGCTCGATGCCGGACACCTGGCCTTTGCGGGCGGAGACGTGCTGCGGGCGATCGACAACCACCATGCCCGCATCAACCACGTGCATGTGAAGGACATCCGCCGCGCCGTGGTGGACGGGCTCGATCGGACCAGGCAGAGCTTCCTGGATGCGGTGGCGCTCGGCGCCTTTACCGTGCCCGGCGATGGCTCGCTCGATTTCGGCGCCATCGTCCAGCGCTTCGCCGATTACGGCTATGAGGGCTGGTTCGTGGTCGAGGCCGAGCAGGACCCGAGGAAGAACCCGCCGCTGCGGATGGCCCAGGTCGGTCACGCCGAACTGATGCGCGTGATGAACGCGGCCGGCTATACGGTCGAGACGCAGGGCTTTCCGACCCGTTGA
- a CDS encoding DUF3329 domain-containing protein, giving the protein MSEDKKPEKPEKPGFMTLGWFAPLYRRVILVAAIACWTLWEWFYNHDQFWGVLSLVMLAYGIWTFFITFDKTLEEVRKNAKPKS; this is encoded by the coding sequence ATGAGCGAAGACAAGAAGCCCGAAAAGCCCGAAAAGCCCGGTTTCATGACCCTGGGCTGGTTCGCCCCGCTCTATCGCCGGGTGATCCTTGTTGCGGCCATCGCCTGCTGGACGCTCTGGGAATGGTTCTACAACCACGACCAGTTCTGGGGCGTCCTGTCGCTGGTAATGCTGGCCTACGGCATCTGGACCTTCTTTATCACATTCGACAAGACGCTGGAGGAGGTCCGCAAGAATGCCAAACCTAAAAGTTAA
- the iolB gene encoding 5-deoxy-glucuronate isomerase translates to MPNLKVKPQGTSGRVVSVTPQSAGWTYVGFELWKLRPGETAAEKTGEREVCLVLVSGRAKVLGGGEDFGEIGERMSPFEGAPYAVYMPAGAEWSVEATTELELAVCSAPGTGGKLPARLIAPGTNPQITRGTGTNTRYVTNILPETDPADSLLVVEVITPGGHTSSYPPHKHDTDNLPHESLLEETYYHRLNPPQGFGFQRVYTDDRSLDEAMVVEDGDVTLVPRGYHPVAATHGYDLYYLNVMAGPKRTWKFYNAPEHEWLVKA, encoded by the coding sequence ATGCCAAACCTAAAAGTTAAGCCGCAGGGCACGTCCGGCCGCGTGGTTTCGGTGACGCCACAAAGCGCGGGCTGGACCTATGTCGGGTTCGAGCTTTGGAAGCTCAGGCCCGGCGAAACGGCGGCCGAGAAGACCGGCGAGCGCGAGGTCTGCCTGGTGCTGGTCTCGGGCCGCGCGAAAGTCTTAGGGGGCGGCGAAGATTTTGGCGAGATCGGCGAGCGCATGTCGCCCTTCGAAGGCGCGCCCTATGCGGTCTATATGCCGGCGGGGGCCGAGTGGAGCGTCGAGGCGACGACGGAGCTGGAGCTTGCGGTGTGCTCGGCGCCGGGCACGGGCGGCAAGCTGCCGGCCCGCCTCATCGCACCCGGGACCAATCCGCAGATCACCCGCGGCACCGGCACCAATACCCGCTACGTGACCAACATCCTGCCCGAAACCGATCCGGCGGACTCTTTGCTCGTGGTGGAAGTGATCACGCCGGGCGGGCATACGTCGAGCTATCCGCCGCACAAGCACGACACCGACAACCTGCCGCATGAGAGCCTGCTGGAAGAGACGTACTACCATCGCCTCAACCCGCCGCAGGGATTTGGCTTCCAGCGCGTCTATACCGACGACCGCAGCCTCGACGAGGCCATGGTGGTGGAGGATGGCGACGTGACGCTCGTGCCCAGGGGCTATCACCCGGTGGCGGCCACGCATGGCTACGACCTCTATTACCTCAACGTCATGGCCGGACCGAAGCGCACGTGGAAGTTCTACAACGCACCTGAGCACGAGTGGCTGGTGAAGGCCTAG
- a CDS encoding GAF domain-containing protein: MFQTAPAAASFASKSELHAELALQLSGLFTGERDRIANAANMSALIFGMLPDLNWAGVYFLNAEGDELVVGPFQGKPACVRIAVGRGVCGTSVAEARSIVVPDVHAFPGHIACDAASRSELVVPLLRDGKVIGVLDLDSPSPGRFDEEDRAGLEKAAAIFVDATDF, from the coding sequence ATGTTCCAGACCGCTCCCGCCGCCGCTTCCTTTGCCAGCAAGTCCGAGCTGCACGCCGAACTCGCCTTGCAGCTTTCCGGCCTCTTCACCGGCGAGCGCGACAGGATCGCCAATGCGGCCAACATGTCGGCGCTGATCTTCGGCATGCTGCCTGATCTCAACTGGGCCGGGGTCTATTTCCTCAACGCGGAGGGCGACGAACTGGTTGTCGGCCCCTTCCAGGGCAAGCCGGCCTGCGTGCGCATCGCGGTCGGCCGCGGCGTCTGCGGGACGTCGGTGGCCGAAGCGCGCTCGATCGTCGTTCCCGACGTCCACGCCTTCCCCGGCCACATCGCCTGCGATGCCGCCTCGCGCTCCGAACTGGTGGTGCCGCTACTGCGGGACGGTAAGGTCATCGGCGTCCTCGACCTGGACAGCCCCAGTCCGGGCCGTTTCGATGAAGAGGATCGAGCCGGACTGGAGAAGGCCGCGGCGATCTTCGTGGACGCCACCGACTTCTAG
- the purU gene encoding formyltetrahydrofolate deformylase, with protein MPASNFILTLSCEDRPGIVAAVTTELAALNANIAESNQFWDRETGRFFMRLAFTAPEGVERDAIEKALKPAIERFGMRTALIDQSQKKKILVMVSKFDHALLHLLYQIRVGWLDAEVVAIVSNHEDSRKTAEYEGIPYHVLPVSKDNKAEQEEQVLKLFKETGADLVVLARYMQILSDKLSTRLYGQVINIHHSFLPSFKGAKPYHQAHERGVKIIGATAHYVTPDLDEGPIIEQEIERVNHAMSPDDLIATGRDVESRVLARAVKLHLESRVMLNGRKTVVFG; from the coding sequence ATGCCGGCCAGCAATTTCATCCTCACCCTCTCCTGCGAGGACCGGCCGGGTATCGTGGCGGCGGTGACCACCGAGCTCGCCGCCCTCAATGCCAATATCGCCGAATCCAACCAGTTCTGGGACCGTGAGACCGGGCGCTTTTTCATGCGCCTGGCCTTTACGGCGCCGGAAGGCGTCGAGCGCGACGCGATCGAAAAGGCGCTCAAGCCTGCCATCGAGCGCTTCGGCATGCGCACCGCGCTGATCGACCAGAGCCAGAAGAAAAAGATCCTGGTCATGGTCTCAAAATTCGACCATGCGCTCCTGCACCTGCTCTACCAGATCCGGGTCGGCTGGCTCGATGCCGAGGTGGTGGCGATCGTTTCCAACCACGAGGATTCGCGCAAGACCGCCGAATACGAAGGCATCCCCTACCACGTGCTGCCGGTCAGCAAGGACAACAAGGCCGAGCAGGAAGAGCAGGTTCTAAAACTCTTCAAGGAGACGGGGGCGGACCTGGTGGTGCTGGCGCGCTACATGCAGATCCTCTCCGACAAGCTCTCGACGCGGCTTTACGGGCAGGTGATCAACATCCACCACTCGTTCCTGCCCAGCTTCAAGGGCGCAAAGCCCTATCACCAGGCCCACGAGCGCGGGGTCAAGATCATCGGGGCGACGGCGCACTACGTGACGCCGGACCTCGACGAGGGCCCGATCATCGAGCAGGAAATCGAGCGCGTGAACCACGCCATGAGCCCGGACGACCTGATCGCTACGGGGCGCGACGTGGAAAGCCGCGTCCTGGCGCGGGCGGTGAAGCTGCACCTCGAAAGCCGGGTGATGCTCAACGGGCGCAAGACAGTGGTGTTCGGGTAG
- a CDS encoding GNAT family N-acetyltransferase, whose protein sequence is MSQLAFKPVTAANLADFEALFAGPGGPKFCWCMVWRATAEEGRGTPGEVRRGQMLGRIARGVPVGLLGYDGEKPVAWVSIAPKPTYRRLKGPEPAPGENVWSLACMFVLRKWRGRGLAHQLIAAAVAHARAEGADVVEAYPVAPDAPSYRFMGFVPAFEAAGFSPAGMAGTRRHVMRLSMTR, encoded by the coding sequence GTGAGCCAGCTCGCCTTCAAACCCGTCACCGCCGCCAACCTCGCCGATTTCGAGGCGCTGTTCGCCGGGCCCGGCGGGCCGAAATTCTGCTGGTGCATGGTTTGGCGCGCCACCGCCGAGGAAGGGCGCGGTACGCCCGGCGAGGTGCGGCGCGGCCAGATGCTGGGCCGGATCGCGCGCGGGGTGCCGGTGGGCCTCCTGGGCTATGACGGGGAAAAGCCCGTGGCCTGGGTTTCGATCGCGCCCAAGCCGACCTATCGGCGCCTCAAGGGCCCCGAACCGGCGCCGGGCGAAAACGTCTGGTCGCTGGCCTGCATGTTCGTGCTGCGCAAGTGGCGCGGGCGTGGCCTTGCCCATCAACTCATCGCCGCCGCTGTCGCCCATGCCCGCGCCGAGGGCGCCGATGTCGTCGAGGCCTATCCCGTCGCCCCCGATGCGCCCAGCTACCGGTTCATGGGCTTCGTCCCCGCCTTCGAGGCGGCGGGCTTCTCGCCGGCCGGCATGGCCGGAACGCGCCGCCACGTCATGCGTTTGAGCATGACCCGCTAA
- a CDS encoding 23S rRNA (adenine(2030)-N(6))-methyltransferase RlmJ — protein MNYRHAFHAGNFADVVKHLILTRIIEYFKLKPAAFRVLDTHAGVGLYDLRGEKASKTGEWEEGIRRLFDRPLTGEAARLAAPYLEAVAAVNPKGGLRYYPGSPFVTRHLLREQDRLFALELHPRDVMALKENFAGDIQVRVTELDAWAALGTHLPPKEKRGLVLIDPPFEENDEFGRMVRALEKAHKRFPTGTYALWYPVKDPREVERFVGALKATGIRRMLRTELTIRPASTPPRLHGTGMILINPPYVLEGELAVLLPPLAALLADEGRGGHRTEWLAGE, from the coding sequence ATGAACTACCGCCACGCCTTCCATGCGGGGAATTTCGCCGATGTGGTCAAGCACCTCATCCTCACCCGCATCATCGAGTATTTCAAACTCAAGCCCGCCGCCTTCCGCGTGCTCGATACCCATGCCGGGGTCGGCCTCTATGACCTGCGCGGGGAAAAGGCCTCCAAGACCGGGGAGTGGGAAGAGGGCATCAGGCGGCTGTTCGACAGGCCCCTCACCGGCGAGGCGGCCCGGCTGGCCGCGCCCTATCTGGAGGCGGTCGCGGCGGTCAACCCCAAGGGTGGGCTGCGTTACTATCCGGGGTCGCCCTTCGTCACCCGGCACCTGCTGCGCGAACAGGACCGGCTCTTCGCGCTCGAGCTGCATCCGCGCGATGTCATGGCGCTCAAGGAGAATTTCGCCGGCGACATCCAGGTGCGCGTTACCGAACTCGACGCCTGGGCGGCGCTGGGCACGCACCTGCCGCCCAAGGAGAAGCGCGGGTTGGTGCTCATCGATCCGCCCTTCGAGGAGAACGACGAGTTCGGTCGTATGGTCAGGGCTCTCGAGAAGGCCCACAAGCGCTTTCCCACCGGCACCTACGCGCTCTGGTATCCGGTCAAGGACCCGCGCGAGGTCGAGCGGTTCGTGGGCGCCCTCAAGGCCACCGGGATCCGCAGGATGCTGCGGACCGAGCTCACCATCCGCCCCGCCTCGACCCCGCCGCGCCTCCATGGCACCGGCATGATCCTCATCAACCCGCCCTATGTGCTCGAGGGCGAACTGGCCGTGCTACTGCCGCCGCTGGCGGCGCTGCTGGCCGACGAGGGCAGGGGCGGCCATCGCACCGAGTGGCTGGCCGGGGAATAG
- a CDS encoding LysE family translocator, with protein sequence MPFFFPDLSVVLAFALASVILAITPGPDMALQLSRALNYGRGHGVAAMLGAMAGVLVHTTLVALGISVLIIAAPPLFLALKIVGALYLLWLAYQAIVHGGGLRIAEAAKRPPTVWQLTGVGINLLNPKVVLFFVTFLPQFVDAHDPAATGKLFFLGGEFVLLSIPLGLATVMAADWLAAAFRRTKWVERTLNWSFAGIFAAFAATILSAQARH encoded by the coding sequence ATGCCGTTTTTCTTCCCCGACCTTTCCGTGGTCCTCGCCTTCGCGCTGGCCTCGGTCATCCTTGCCATAACGCCCGGCCCGGACATGGCGCTCCAGCTCAGCCGCGCCCTCAACTACGGGCGCGGGCACGGGGTGGCGGCCATGCTCGGGGCGATGGCGGGCGTGCTGGTCCACACCACGCTTGTGGCGCTGGGTATTTCGGTGCTCATCATCGCCGCCCCGCCGCTCTTCCTGGCGCTCAAGATCGTCGGCGCTCTCTATCTGCTCTGGCTCGCCTACCAGGCCATCGTCCATGGCGGGGGGCTGCGTATCGCAGAGGCGGCCAAGCGTCCGCCCACCGTCTGGCAGCTTACCGGGGTGGGCATCAACCTGCTCAACCCCAAGGTGGTGCTGTTCTTCGTGACCTTCCTGCCCCAGTTCGTGGATGCCCACGATCCGGCGGCCACCGGCAAGCTCTTCTTCCTGGGCGGCGAGTTCGTGCTGCTTTCCATTCCCCTGGGGCTGGCCACGGTGATGGCGGCCGACTGGCTCGCGGCCGCGTTCAGGCGCACCAAATGGGTCGAGCGCACGCTCAACTGGAGCTTTGCCGGCATCTTCGCGGCCTTCGCCGCCACCATTCTCTCCGCCCAGGCGCGCCACTGA
- a CDS encoding Lrp/AsnC family transcriptional regulator, whose translation MPEMLDAVDRRILKALQRNGRMSNVELANEVGLSPSPCLRRVRLLEESGVIDRYVAVLNGPKVGIGLTVFVRVWFKTQDSTITEQFAETVRNFPEVVECYLTTGECDAIMRVVTADLHAYWRFQADHLTRIPSVQSVKTDVPMETIKRSYELPLP comes from the coding sequence GTGCCAGAAATGCTCGACGCCGTCGATCGGCGCATCCTCAAAGCATTGCAGCGGAACGGGCGCATGTCCAATGTCGAGCTGGCCAACGAGGTGGGCCTGTCGCCGTCCCCGTGCCTGCGCCGGGTGCGCCTGCTCGAGGAATCGGGGGTGATCGACCGCTATGTCGCCGTGCTGAACGGCCCTAAGGTCGGCATCGGGCTCACCGTCTTCGTGCGCGTCTGGTTCAAGACCCAGGATTCGACCATCACCGAGCAGTTCGCCGAGACGGTGCGCAACTTTCCCGAAGTGGTCGAATGCTACCTCACCACTGGCGAATGCGACGCAATCATGCGAGTGGTGACGGCAGACCTCCATGCCTACTGGCGCTTCCAGGCCGACCATCTGACCCGCATTCCGAGCGTGCAGAGCGTCAAGACCGACGTGCCCATGGAAACCATCAAGCGCAGCTACGAGCTGCCCCTGCCGTAA
- a CDS encoding argininosuccinate synthase: protein MAKDIKKVVLAYSGGLDTSIILKWLQETYNCEVVTFTADLGQGEELEPARKKAEMFGIKDIRIEDLREEFVRDFVFPMFRANTVYEGQYMLGTSIARPLIAKRLVEIAQETGADAISHGATGKGNDQVRFELTANALDPSIQVIAPWREWDLRSRTALLSYAEKNQIPIAKDKRGEAPFSVDANLLHTSSEGMVLEDPAVPAPDYVAQRTVDPEKAPNEPEIITIGYEKGDPVSVNGEKLSPAALLTRLNELGGKHGVGRLDLVENRFVGMKSRGLYETPGGTIMLVAHRGIESITLDRGEAHLKDELMPKYAELIYNGFWFAPEREMLQAAIDHTQRYVSGEVTVKLYKGSATVIARTSPYSLYSMDLVTFEEGAVAYDHKDAAGFIRLNGLRLKTYAARNKKAGK from the coding sequence ATGGCCAAAGACATCAAGAAAGTCGTGCTCGCCTATTCGGGGGGCCTGGATACCTCGATCATCCTCAAGTGGCTGCAGGAGACCTATAATTGCGAGGTGGTGACCTTCACCGCCGATCTCGGCCAGGGCGAGGAACTCGAGCCGGCCCGCAAGAAGGCCGAAATGTTCGGCATCAAGGACATCCGCATCGAGGACCTGCGCGAGGAATTCGTGCGCGACTTCGTCTTCCCGATGTTCCGCGCCAACACGGTCTATGAAGGCCAGTACATGCTCGGCACCTCGATCGCCCGCCCGCTCATCGCCAAGCGCCTGGTCGAGATCGCCCAGGAAACCGGCGCCGACGCCATTTCCCACGGCGCCACCGGCAAGGGCAACGACCAGGTGCGGTTCGAATTGACCGCCAACGCGCTCGATCCCTCCATCCAGGTCATTGCGCCCTGGCGCGAATGGGACCTGCGCAGCCGCACCGCGCTCCTCAGCTATGCCGAGAAGAACCAGATCCCCATCGCCAAGGACAAGCGCGGCGAGGCCCCGTTCTCGGTGGATGCCAACCTGCTCCATACCTCCTCGGAGGGCATGGTGCTCGAGGATCCGGCCGTGCCGGCGCCCGACTACGTGGCCCAGCGCACCGTCGATCCGGAAAAGGCCCCCAACGAGCCCGAGATCATCACCATCGGCTACGAGAAGGGCGACCCGGTCTCGGTCAATGGCGAAAAGCTCTCGCCCGCAGCGCTCCTCACCAGGCTCAACGAACTGGGCGGCAAGCATGGCGTGGGCCGTCTCGACCTCGTCGAGAACCGCTTCGTGGGCATGAAGTCGCGTGGCCTTTACGAAACCCCGGGCGGGACCATCATGCTGGTGGCGCACCGCGGCATCGAATCCATCACGCTCGACCGCGGCGAAGCCCATCTTAAGGATGAGCTGATGCCGAAATATGCCGAGCTCATCTACAACGGCTTCTGGTTCGCCCCCGAGCGCGAAATGCTCCAGGCGGCCATCGACCACACGCAGCGCTATGTGAGCGGCGAAGTGACGGTCAAGCTCTACAAGGGCTCGGCCACCGTCATCGCCCGTACCTCGCCCTATTCGCTCTATTCGATGGACCTGGTGACCTTCGAGGAAGGCGCTGTGGCCTACGACCACAAGGACGCCGCCGGCTTCATCCGCCTCAACGGCTTGCGGCTCAAGACCTACGCCGCCCGCAACAAGAAGGCCGGCAAGTAA